The Nicotiana tabacum cultivar K326 chromosome 1, ASM71507v2, whole genome shotgun sequence genome segment caaaatcacctacggTGCTAATAGAACcataaaaatttaaatccgagatcctttacacataagtcaacatccggttgacttttctaacttaagcttctactttagagactaagtgtctcaaatcctcTTTGCAACTACTCCAggcccgagccaaccaacccgacatatcataatatagctgaagaacacaaaaagaagcagaaatgggggtaACGAGGCTGTAACTCTCAAAACggccggccgggttgttacaaatgatatttttgttcaaattttatctttacatgaaaaagtgaataaattttgattacttttgaaattgtgactatttttaaattatcaattgtaaatctggctatttctcattttttttttcaattaaggaGAGTAATGGACTTATTAAGCAGTGACACTAATAGAGAAGCCCATTTTATCAAAGAAAATAGAAGCCCAACATGAAgttttcattttacattttgtgtGTCAGATTTTGCTATTGAACTTAGGAAGGAAATACTGCCTTTCATTCCAAAGACAGAAACTAATCTTAAGGAAGATGACTTAAATTAATGATGACTCTTCTTAATATTCTAGTTGTTAACAGCTCCATTGCTTGTCATGTGGTTTTGGGGTAGTTGGCCTCTTTTACATAATGCTTTCAGTTACTTTGATGAAGGGAAACTTGTATAATGGAACATGTTCTTACACAAATGGTGAAGAACTTTCGaatttgtgattttggatttaacTTTTTCTCTTTGAATGACGGTGATGTCCGAACCAGCTTGAGTCCATCTCGACTACTTGCTATCTTTCCACCAACATCTGTTTCAAGTAACTTTGTCTACCAAAGACTTAGGCAGATGGAAAAAACCATCTCGTGTTTTTACCTTCCGGCATTTCACTAGGGCCGGCTCTAATGTGTTGAGTAATAAGGCTACTGCCTTACTGCCTTAGATCTTCAAATTTTAGGGgccccattttaaaaaaaaaatgtttatatgtatttataaaataatatttagtacttttaatacAAAAGTAGAGTTTTcaatataaaagaaaagaaaactctTTAGATACATAcataaagtaataatttgacTTACTTAAACATTGTAGATGAGTAGTTTTCCCAACGTTTCAATTTTTCACTTTTTACTCCTTCATTAGACAACATGTAATTcaatataaaagaaaagaaaactctTTAGATacataaataaagtaataatttgACTTACTTAAACATGGTAGATGAGTAGTTTTCCCAACGTTTCAATTTTTCACTTTTTACTCCTTCATTAGACAACATGTAAAAAATTTACTCTCCCTTTTTTAATTTGTTCAAGTCAATCTTTCTTTTCCCGATCTCTTCATATTCCAAGAAATTTAAGCTTTCAATAGTTCTATACTTCTATTGCTCTATAAAATCTTATCTGAAATTAACAGTATCTCAAAAAAAGATTAAATGAGTTGGCTATATTATCTATCGAAAACGAATTATTAGGGAAAATCAATTATATAAAGGATTATTAACACTTTATATCtcaaaaaaaactagaaaaatagactttaaataaaaaatatatcgtataactttcttttaaaaatttagacCTCATATTAAACTTTGGCTTTATGCCGTATATACTTGAGCCGCCCCTGCATTTCaccttggtgaaaatatctgacaTACATGATGTCTCAATGTCTCTAGCCTTGTTTTCAGGTCCACCACTGTATAACCTATGGTCAAGTGTTATAGACTTCAATGAGAAAACACAATCAATTATGTAAGGGGACCAAGACCAAGAATCCTATGTACATTAAAAAGCAAGTTTCTCAGGTCTTTTATGGACTCAAGAGGATATCCAAAAGTACATTTTTATAACTAAGGAGCTTGTGTCACTGTACTAGTTTATAGCCACCATTAATGTACTCAAAGCTGAATGAAACATTAAGGTACAAAAATCATCCAACTAGTCAAAAGATTGCCTAGACCAGAAGAGAAAAAAGGGCagcctggtgcactaagctctcaCTATGCGCAAGATCCGTAGAAGGggcggaccacaagggtctattgtatgtaGCCTTatcttgcatttctgcaagaggctgtttccacagctcgaacccgtGATCTCCTGGTCACATGCCTAGACCAGAAAAATTCAATATAAACAAAAGTTCCATGTACACTGAAGGAAAGTGGTAACCTTTCTGAGAAATGTACATGATGTGCAGCTAATGTAACAAGATTCTTTAATAACCACACCTAAACAGAACACTCAGATCTCTGTGCAGGCACTCAAATATGATGCGGAGCTGTTACAGTTGAACTTGCCATCTCATCCATCATTACAAAATGATCAGCTTTCAGAAGTAAATACTTCGCTTCATCTcatctatatatatatgttgttgaCTTGCCATGCAACGACTATTTATATGGCATACAGATTGCCATAATATTGACATGCATTATGCTGTTTCAAGCTACCAAAGCATTTAAACATAAGAACTAGAAGGAAATCTTGGTGCCTTTCAAACGTGATCGTGAACGTTGACCCCTTGTTCTTGCTTCCAGTAGTTTGGCCTTCAAAGTATTCTCCTTTAAATCTGGTGGCAATTTAGTTGATGACTCAGATATGTTCTCATGTGAGGGAGGAAGCTTCTCCGTCCATTGCCTGACCGGACTAGCCCGAGCATTCCTGACTGAAGTTCCATAAGAAGCTAACTCATAATCATTTTCAGGTGGCATGTTTCCACCTTCTGACAATAAATAGTGACTTCTAATTAATTCATCAATCATATAATTTGAGTTGACTCCAGGTGTTCCATCAGCTTTATTCTTTTTTCCAGAACTATTATCTTCTTCTGTTACTTCACATATTTCGAACTTCTTCGAAGTGCTAATTTCAACTTGGTTCTTTTCACTAGTTTCTCCCGGATCCTTATCGTCAAGCTGGTTCCTCCTTTCACTTGGTAATGAAGCTCGAGCCATCTGTTCTTCAAACTTCACTTGCAAATTAGACACGCTGCTACCTTTTGACCTTTCGTGTAACGCAGGTTTCCtcaaaatgtaatttggtctCATTGTTTCTTCAGCAGCACTTGGTTTTTGCAACTCAAAACAGTGTGAATCACTGCTAACAGAATCGTAGTCGTCACCCTCATCTTGTGGAGCACTGCCAGGAACATTAAGAGGGATGGAAACCAGAGAACCTCTTCGGTCGGTGGGATTCCCTAAGCGACCATTATTCCTGATATCAGTTTGTTTAGTTTGAAGGAAGGTCTCTATTTCAGACCTGAATTTTTCTACGATTGAGCTTTTATCACCTTGATCATATTGAGGTTCCACTTTTGTCTGCATCCGTTCATCAAGCCATGCTTCAGAAATGTGCAGAATTAGTTGATCGCCGTTAGTCCTTTCAGTCCAATCCTTGTCTGATTTCTGTCTTACAGAATGAAGCTCTTGTTCATAATGTCTTATTCCCCAAGCAAACTCATCACAAAGGTCTTCAAGAAGTTGTCGCGACTTTTTCTCTTTGTCCCTCTCTTTCAAAGCATTAGCAAGAGATGTTTTCACCTCATACAGCTCCCTAGCTAGTCTCCGATGCAGGGTCTCGGAGCGTTTTCTTAGCTTCCTTTCGTCTTCCAGTTCATCTCTGACAGATTGAATAGCAGAATTAATCCGATCTTGCTCCTTACTTTTCCTTACCACTTTTTCCTCTGTTATCTGCTTCATCAATTCATCTATTTCATGTCTATCCACTTGCTGATGTCGCACCAAGTCCTTGATCCGGACACGAGCATGATCTAGCTCTTTCTTTAATGCTTTCACGAGTGACATGTTGGATGCATGCTGCTCTTCCAGGCTCCAGATTCGATTCAGTACTTTTAATAGTTCCGTAGATGTTTTTAGGCTGTAGCTTGCCTCTCCAATTCTCCCTTTCAAATCTATAGAACTAGTTGGTGTTGCTGCAGCGTTGTAAGGTGCAATCTGAAAGAATATACATGTGAAGCTTTAGATGCATTATTAGGAAAGAATTTACAtgatattttccttttctaataaTGAAGAATTCACAAATATTATCCTTAAAACAACAAGTTATTGAGTGATGTTCTCGGCCGTTGTACTTTCCCCGTATCATCTACCAATCTAAAGGTGCAGAAGAATAATTTTAAGGTCATTTTCGTTTGTTGTACTTGGCATAAGCATTCTTTTTGGTTTACCTAGAAGCACATCACAAGTCACATTAGATCCATTCAAGAAGGAGAAACTTGGGGCACGTGCTACAGACAAACTATAGCACCATAAAGGTGGCCACAAGAAAATATTGCTAATGGGATTTGAACAATTGGCCTCGTGCATCAAGTCtcacaaaaatgaaataaatattaaaagaaaCTGTTCCACCAGTGGAACAAACATCTTAGAATTCAGATTTAAAGGATTTTAATCATGCCTTAGATTGTCCAATATCCACTAGAACAATAGCTTGCTCAAGCGATTGAAAAAAAGGGAATGGAACGGCCTGCTTCAACTGCATTCCTGATTGTTTAGTTTGCAGTTATCAATCAGATTAATCCAGTAATAACTTGGAAGGAAACAGACATTGAAGATAAACTAAAGAGAAAACTACAAATGTTGGTCAAAGGATAGCTGATGACTGCTCCATAGTTACCGAGGGAAATAACTAGTGGAGCAAGTTTTTCAAGTTACGAATCACTTTCAGGCTATCAGCCTTGAACTTTTGACTCACTGTTGTGGAGAGGACTCCCTCAACCACAATGAATAATAATGGCCAATTTAAGTTACTAATCACTTTTCGGAACCATGAGATAAAATGTCCtctggaaaaaaaaattgatCCTCTCAAGATGTTCGCAGTGAAAGAAGCTATGAAAATTGGAATAATCAACAACTAGGATATAAGGACATTTATTCTATGGCTGCAAAGGGTCAACTAAAGTTAATGGACATTGGGCTTCGAGGATTTGTGATGCAAAGAGTATAAGATCTCTTTACCTAAGTTACTTTGAGAAATAGTTTCCTTCAGCTCTAAAAAAGGACAGCCCGGTGCGCGAAGCATCCCGCATTACGCAGGGGCCGGGGAAGGCCTTTCCCAAGGGGTGTtatgtaggcagcctaccctgatgcaagcatcagTGGTTGATTCCACGACTCGAGCCCGTGACATATAGGTCACATGGAGACAACTTTAccattgctccaaggctccccttcagtTTCCATCAGCTCTAAATTCCTTAATGAAATACTGCATAATTGACTTCTCCATAGTATAGTTAAGTATTGCCCATAAAGATGTCATCGATGCAAATTACGAACTCTCTTTACCTCCATTGAACTGCCATAGCTTGCAGGAGATACAGGTTGTATCGCATGGTTGGTCCTTTCAATTGATCGATGATGTTGCATCAATGACGCAGCTACATGCCTCCTCAAACTGCCCGCACTCCCTGGCTGGCATAAAAAAGACACAAATGTCAGTGAATGCTGCACAATTTCAAAACTTTGCTAGCTCAAATTATACTCTAACTTAGAAAAGAGATAGGAACTGAACACAGAATTCAACAACTACTACGACGCCCTTAATGTCAAACAAATTTAGGGTATCCATGCGCTCTTTTCAACCACCTCTATTCCAGTACAAAACAGATTAT includes the following:
- the LOC107812468 gene encoding uncharacterized protein At5g41620 — translated: MKRGEKSGVETAEKQENLGEKLKKIGKRGGHNTPVIPFLRFQNYHNHNNSSTTTVVVQESEIGETPFHNSSVSARKLAAILWELHHCNIPFSKMHSSSNNVVPHSRTRRLQPYHHHRNHLYEDSSRVLEHPDPSPSSPDLPGSAGSLRRHVAASLMQHHRSIERTNHAIQPVSPASYGSSMEIAPYNAAATPTSSIDLKGRIGEASYSLKTSTELLKVLNRIWSLEEQHASNMSLVKALKKELDHARVRIKDLVRHQQVDRHEIDELMKQITEEKVVRKSKEQDRINSAIQSVRDELEDERKLRKRSETLHRRLARELYEVKTSLANALKERDKEKKSRQLLEDLCDEFAWGIRHYEQELHSVRQKSDKDWTERTNGDQLILHISEAWLDERMQTKVEPQYDQGDKSSIVEKFRSEIETFLQTKQTDIRNNGRLGNPTDRRGSLVSIPLNVPGSAPQDEGDDYDSVSSDSHCFELQKPSAAEETMRPNYILRKPALHERSKGSSVSNLQVKFEEQMARASLPSERRNQLDDKDPGETSEKNQVEISTSKKFEICEVTEEDNSSGKKNKADGTPGVNSNYMIDELIRSHYLLSEGGNMPPENDYELASYGTSVRNARASPVRQWTEKLPPSHENISESSTKLPPDLKENTLKAKLLEARTRGQRSRSRLKGTKISF